From a region of the Pseudanabaena sp. PCC 7367 genome:
- a CDS encoding sulfotransferase domain-containing protein, translated as MTTILCSGMARSASTWSYNVCKSILAAVNQIYNAGYVGEFDAVDAFLQNKTFPEHQHILLKAHTPGKQTLAAIVDGQIKNIFTYRDPRDSLCSRMQFEGKEFKLAMWGVIYNLIYYDWYQNNSQTLFINFKDIMGQPAQEIARIADYLGVSLSKEICEQIAIDNGLKKSQKVIENLSQLPQEQLFHEGERVIDKSTLLQTGHIAGAKTGRWRDELDRKQQIVTNTVFAPWLVSLGYETEASLMELELAPVDEMDWYVDAAVGIYQIVMAGEPEYLQLQELSAMVIQLAEGTFNYVNR; from the coding sequence TTGACAACGATATTATGTAGTGGAATGGCACGATCGGCTTCTACATGGTCATATAACGTTTGTAAATCGATTCTTGCCGCCGTCAATCAAATTTATAATGCAGGTTATGTGGGGGAATTTGATGCGGTTGATGCATTCTTGCAAAATAAAACCTTCCCAGAGCATCAGCATATCTTGTTAAAGGCACATACACCTGGCAAGCAAACCCTTGCAGCGATCGTCGATGGACAGATTAAAAACATTTTTACTTACCGCGATCCTCGTGATAGCCTTTGTTCACGAATGCAATTTGAAGGGAAAGAGTTTAAGCTGGCGATGTGGGGTGTAATCTATAACTTGATTTACTACGATTGGTATCAAAATAATAGCCAGACTCTATTTATCAATTTTAAAGATATTATGGGTCAACCAGCCCAGGAGATTGCTCGAATTGCCGATTATCTGGGAGTTAGCCTGAGTAAAGAGATCTGTGAGCAGATTGCCATTGATAATGGCCTGAAAAAAAGCCAGAAAGTGATTGAAAACCTCAGCCAACTGCCCCAAGAGCAGCTTTTTCATGAAGGGGAACGGGTAATTGATAAAAGCACATTGCTACAAACAGGGCACATTGCTGGAGCTAAGACTGGTCGGTGGCGGGATGAACTCGATCGCAAGCAGCAAATAGTTACCAATACGGTTTTTGCACCCTGGTTAGTGTCTCTGGGCTATGAAACCGAGGCATCGCTGATGGAGTTAGAGCTTGCTCCGGTAGATGAGATGGATTGGTATGTTGATGCCGCGGTGGGGATTTATCAAATAGTTATGGCTGGTGAGCCTGAATACCTGCAATTACAAGAACTGTCGGCAATGGTGATCCAGCTAGCTGAGGGAACTTTTAATTATGTCAATCGCTAA